Proteins from a single region of Mucilaginibacter daejeonensis:
- a CDS encoding glycoside hydrolase family 43 protein — MNLTRRKRSVLFSVFISAGLTLGGMMNAHAQVSKFKPGAVWPDNNGVHINAHGGGVLYQNGTYYWFGEHKIGGEAGNVAHVGVHAYSSKDLYNWKDEGIALKVSDDKTSDIAKGCILERPKVVYNARTKKYVMWFHLELLGKGYDAARTGVAVADRVTGPFKFIRSYRPNPGHMPYYPAGTPVAEQINAQHPANKSDSIFMRDFPGGQMARDMTVFVDDDAKAYHVFSSEENNTLHLAELSDDYTSHTGKFVRVYIGQSTEAPAIFKSNGKYYMIGSGCTGWAPNPARWFTATSIWGPWTYKGNPCVGSGAQKTFGGQSTHVLPVAGKKNAFIFMADKWEPKNAIDGRHLWLPIVFKGDDIEISWRDEWSLNYFDEQPDQKQATQKTK; from the coding sequence ATGAACCTAACAAGAAGGAAAAGATCAGTCCTGTTCTCGGTATTTATCTCAGCCGGCCTTACGCTCGGAGGCATGATGAATGCTCATGCGCAGGTCTCAAAATTTAAACCAGGAGCCGTGTGGCCCGACAATAACGGCGTACACATCAATGCGCACGGCGGCGGCGTTCTTTATCAGAACGGCACCTACTACTGGTTCGGCGAGCATAAGATCGGTGGTGAGGCTGGCAATGTGGCTCATGTGGGCGTGCATGCCTATTCCTCAAAAGACCTATATAATTGGAAAGACGAGGGCATTGCCCTTAAAGTATCTGATGACAAGACCAGCGACATTGCTAAAGGCTGTATCCTCGAGCGTCCTAAAGTGGTGTACAACGCCAGGACCAAAAAATATGTGATGTGGTTCCACCTGGAGCTTTTAGGTAAAGGCTATGATGCCGCCCGCACTGGCGTTGCCGTTGCCGATCGGGTGACCGGCCCGTTCAAATTTATACGTAGCTACCGCCCTAACCCGGGCCATATGCCCTACTATCCAGCCGGCACGCCTGTTGCCGAACAGATCAATGCTCAACATCCGGCCAATAAAAGTGATAGCATTTTTATGCGCGACTTCCCGGGCGGTCAAATGGCCCGTGATATGACCGTTTTTGTGGATGATGATGCCAAGGCCTATCACGTATTTTCATCAGAAGAGAACAACACCTTGCACCTTGCCGAGCTTAGCGACGATTACACCAGCCATACCGGCAAATTCGTGCGTGTCTATATCGGTCAGTCGACCGAGGCCCCGGCCATATTTAAAAGCAACGGTAAATATTATATGATCGGGTCGGGCTGCACAGGCTGGGCACCTAACCCTGCACGCTGGTTCACAGCAACTTCCATATGGGGGCCATGGACCTATAAGGGCAATCCATGTGTAGGGTCGGGCGCACAAAAGACCTTCGGTGGTCAAAGTACCCATGTGTTACCCGTTGCAGGTAAGAAAAATGCTTTTATCTTCATGGCCGACAAGTGGGAGCCAAAGAATGCGATAGACGGTCGTCATTTATGGTTACCCATTGTGTTTAAAGGCGATGACATTGAGATCAGCTGGCGCGACGAATGGAGCCTCAACTATTTTGATGAGCAGCCTGATCAAAAGCAAGCCACTCAAAAAACCAAATGA
- a CDS encoding glycoside hydrolase family 16 protein, giving the protein MTLKQQLFTTLIALIAPIYLSAQTVKPDTAGGYRLVWADEFDRNGMPDSTNWGYERGFERNEELQWYQPDNAWCENGRLIIEARRETKANPRYEANNTEWRKNRKEANYTSSSLRTRGKRSWQYGRFVMRGKIDISNGMWPAWWTLGVKGHWPATGEIDIMEYYRKKVLANMVCLGPEYKDEWYSRTRNIDSLGGERWASQFHIWRMDWSEKAVALYVDDMLMISVETDKLVNKDGTGINPFKQPHYMLLNLAIGGQQGGDPSKTKFPKRFEIDYVRVYQKKGE; this is encoded by the coding sequence ATGACCCTGAAACAACAGCTTTTTACGACACTGATAGCGCTTATTGCGCCGATATATCTGTCAGCGCAAACGGTGAAGCCCGATACCGCCGGCGGTTACCGCTTAGTGTGGGCCGACGAATTTGATCGTAATGGGATGCCCGACAGTACCAACTGGGGCTACGAGCGCGGATTTGAGCGCAATGAGGAACTGCAATGGTACCAACCCGATAATGCCTGGTGCGAGAATGGCCGGCTGATCATAGAGGCCCGCCGCGAGACCAAAGCGAACCCAAGGTATGAGGCTAACAACACCGAGTGGCGTAAGAACCGAAAGGAGGCCAATTACACTTCATCGAGCTTAAGGACGCGCGGAAAACGATCATGGCAGTACGGACGCTTTGTGATGCGCGGTAAGATCGATATCAGCAACGGCATGTGGCCGGCCTGGTGGACCTTGGGCGTTAAAGGGCACTGGCCGGCCACCGGCGAGATCGATATCATGGAATACTATCGTAAAAAGGTGTTGGCCAATATGGTATGCCTCGGACCCGAATATAAGGACGAATGGTATAGCCGAACACGCAATATCGACTCGTTAGGCGGCGAGAGATGGGCCTCACAGTTCCACATCTGGCGTATGGACTGGAGTGAAAAGGCCGTGGCTCTGTATGTGGACGATATGCTGATGATAAGCGTGGAGACCGACAAATTGGTGAACAAAGATGGCACCGGCATTAATCCATTCAAACAGCCGCACTATATGTTGCTGAACCTCGCCATTGGCGGCCAACAGGGCGGCGACCCATCGAAAACTAAATTTCCTAAACGCTTCGAGATAGATTATGTACGCGTTTATCAGAAAAAAGGCGAATAG
- a CDS encoding glycoside hydrolase family 88/105 protein, translated as MRSFNTILVISMFTITSVNALAQGTKKARAAQVVKDMQQVADWQINKWNTDGFKYPKADWTLGACYTGIFALGDLPGNERYLKTLTKIVEDINWNTGRKRFYADDYCVAQIYSQLYMRYKQPKMIAPFRALADSIVAQPHTEPLNWKNNIAMREWAWCDALFMGPPALSYLSLATGDQKYTDTAIKLWWKTTEFLYDPAERLYFRDETYLNKKEKNGQKVFWSRGNGWVMAGLVRLLEGTPARHPDRKKLEVLYKDMASRIVSLQQPDGSWHASLLDPESYPIKEMSGTGFYCYALAWGVNHGLLNKRTYWPAVEKAWAALRSSVQPDGMLGYVQPIGASPDKVDATSTEVYGVGAFLLSGSEIYKNILK; from the coding sequence ATGAGATCTTTTAACACGATACTGGTCATATCCATGTTCACCATCACGAGCGTGAACGCGCTCGCGCAAGGCACCAAGAAAGCCAGGGCGGCCCAGGTGGTGAAAGACATGCAGCAGGTCGCCGACTGGCAGATCAACAAGTGGAACACCGACGGTTTCAAATACCCCAAGGCCGATTGGACGCTGGGTGCATGTTACACCGGCATATTCGCATTAGGCGACCTCCCGGGTAACGAAAGATACCTTAAAACATTGACCAAGATCGTAGAGGACATTAACTGGAACACCGGGCGTAAACGCTTTTATGCTGATGATTATTGCGTAGCGCAGATCTACTCGCAGTTATACATGCGCTATAAACAGCCCAAAATGATCGCTCCTTTCAGGGCCCTGGCCGATAGCATAGTTGCTCAGCCTCACACTGAACCCCTTAATTGGAAGAACAATATCGCCATGCGCGAATGGGCCTGGTGCGATGCCTTATTCATGGGCCCGCCCGCCTTGAGCTACCTCAGCCTGGCCACCGGTGATCAAAAGTACACTGATACGGCCATCAAATTATGGTGGAAGACCACTGAATTCTTGTACGACCCTGCCGAGAGGTTGTATTTCCGCGACGAGACCTACTTGAATAAAAAGGAAAAGAACGGTCAGAAGGTATTTTGGTCGAGAGGTAACGGCTGGGTAATGGCCGGGCTGGTTCGCCTGCTTGAAGGTACCCCTGCCCGTCACCCCGATCGCAAAAAACTGGAAGTTCTGTATAAGGACATGGCCTCCCGTATAGTATCACTACAGCAACCCGATGGCAGCTGGCACGCATCACTACTCGACCCAGAAAGCTATCCCATCAAAGAAATGAGCGGTACCGGCTTTTACTGCTATGCACTGGCCTGGGGTGTTAACCATGGCCTGCTGAACAAAAGGACCTACTGGCCTGCAGTTGAAAAGGCATGGGCGGCGCTCAGGTCATCGGTACAGCCTGATGGCATGTTAGGGTACGTACAACCGATCGGCGCAAGCCCTGACAAGGTAGATGCCACAAGCACCGAAGTATACGGCGTTGGCGCTTTCCTGCTCAGCGGAAGCGAGATCTATAAGAATATCTTGAAATAA